The Syntrophobacterales bacterium genome includes a window with the following:
- a CDS encoding TolC family protein, whose protein sequence is MRSCCFWGRTIIYIVFVALTSGIADAADAGFMTLSESVEIAIKQSLRVNSAKEGVFGAEAVQREAFTGFLPKFSTSYSYTRLNEEPSFLFPDLSFTLPGAPPAQRLATGTKNNYNWNVEVRQPLYAGGGIAAGYEASQVGAEIARLNEQQTILDVVYEVRIAYFNILKAQRAVEVAVQALKRLTAHRDAASAFYETGIIPRNDLLRAEVELAAGRQSLLRAENGVELAKARFNTLLRRKINSPATIEDSLTKAVAVEPLDACIAAALARRPEIQAYQLRWNQAKILVKQAKSEYYPNLSLSGNYARYGDTPGVAGSDYRDQENWYVMAVANWTFWEWGKTKDRVDAGKSRENQAADLLAGLREQIALEVKSSYLLFGEAQKQLPVAKKAIEQAEENFRINTERYSEQVGTATDVIDAQTILTAALSDYQNYLGDLNMAKARLDRAMGAAVRTGR, encoded by the coding sequence ATGCGGAGCTGCTGTTTTTGGGGGAGAACCATTATTTATATCGTGTTTGTCGCATTGACGAGCGGTATTGCTGACGCGGCTGACGCCGGATTCATGACGCTTTCCGAAAGCGTTGAAATCGCCATAAAGCAAAGCCTGCGAGTCAACTCGGCCAAGGAAGGGGTGTTCGGGGCCGAGGCTGTGCAGAGGGAGGCTTTTACCGGGTTTCTTCCGAAGTTCAGCACTTCTTACAGCTATACAAGGTTAAACGAAGAGCCAAGTTTTCTTTTCCCGGACCTTTCCTTCACCCTGCCCGGCGCGCCGCCTGCCCAGAGACTTGCCACCGGCACGAAAAACAATTACAACTGGAACGTTGAGGTCAGGCAACCTCTTTACGCGGGGGGAGGGATTGCTGCCGGTTACGAGGCCAGTCAGGTCGGCGCTGAAATAGCCCGCCTGAACGAGCAGCAGACGATTCTGGATGTCGTTTACGAGGTAAGGATCGCCTACTTCAACATCCTGAAGGCTCAGCGGGCGGTGGAGGTTGCGGTCCAGGCGCTTAAAAGGTTGACCGCCCATCGTGACGCCGCCAGCGCTTTTTACGAGACCGGAATTATTCCCCGCAACGATCTGCTGCGGGCGGAGGTTGAACTGGCGGCGGGCAGACAATCCCTGCTGCGGGCAGAAAACGGCGTGGAGTTGGCGAAAGCAAGATTCAACACCTTGCTCAGGAGGAAGATCAACTCCCCGGCAACTATCGAGGACAGCTTGACAAAAGCCGTTGCCGTTGAACCCCTTGATGCCTGCATAGCCGCCGCCTTGGCGCGCCGTCCGGAGATACAAGCTTATCAACTCAGGTGGAATCAGGCGAAAATTCTGGTAAAACAGGCCAAAAGCGAATACTACCCGAATCTATCTCTTTCGGGAAATTACGCACGGTACGGGGACACGCCGGGGGTGGCAGGGAGCGACTACCGCGATCAGGAAAACTGGTACGTCATGGCGGTTGCGAACTGGACTTTCTGGGAGTGGGGAAAAACCAAAGACCGCGTTGACGCCGGGAAAAGTCGTGAAAATCAGGCCGCTGATCTGCTTGCCGGTCTGCGGGAGCAGATAGCCCTGGAGGTAAAAAGCAGTTATCTTTTATTCGGCGAGGCGCAAAAACAGTTGCCGGTGGCAAAAAAAGCGATCGAGCAGGCGGAAGAAAACTTTCGGATCAACACGGAAAGGTACAGCGAGCAGGTAGGAACCGCCACGGATGTGATAGACGCCCAGACCATTCTGACTGCGGCCCTGTCCGATTATCAGAACTATCTCGGCGATCTTAACATGGCGAAGGCGCGGTTGGATCGGGCAATGGGCGCCGCCGTCAGAACTGGTCGGTAG
- the ndhC gene encoding NADH-quinone oxidoreductase subunit A → MADYIPILIIIVFALLIACLIVGASFILGNKISQKTKLDTYECGMRTVGPTRMKMNIRYYLTAMLFLIFDIEIMFLYPWALVTGSLKLFGFLEMLFFVVILLVGYLYVWKKGALEWE, encoded by the coding sequence ATGGCCGATTATATTCCAATTCTGATAATTATCGTTTTTGCACTTCTGATCGCATGCCTCATTGTCGGCGCTTCCTTCATCCTGGGAAACAAAATCTCTCAAAAAACAAAACTTGACACATATGAATGCGGAATGCGGACAGTCGGGCCGACCCGCATGAAGATGAATATCCGTTATTATCTGACCGCAATGCTGTTTTTGATCTTCGATATCGAAATCATGTTTCTTTATCCCTGGGCCTTGGTTACAGGGAGTCTCAAGCTGTTCGGATTTCTGGAGATGCTGTTTTTTGTAGTCATTCTCCTCGTCGGTTATCTGTATGTATGGAAGAAAGGGGCCTTGGAATGGGAGTAG
- a CDS encoding antitoxin: protein MQTAKLFQNGRSQAVRLPKEYNFEGTDVLIQKIGDSVILFPKNRVWEIFLHGLNGFTDDFMENGREQPQMQERKDL, encoded by the coding sequence ATGCAAACAGCTAAATTATTTCAGAATGGACGCAGTCAAGCGGTTCGTCTGCCCAAAGAATACAATTTTGAAGGGACAGATGTGCTAATTCAAAAGATTGGCGATTCTGTCATTCTCTTTCCTAAAAATCGCGTGTGGGAAATATTTCTCCATGGCCTCAATGGGTTTACCGATGATTTCATGGAAAACGGGAGAGAACAGCCGCAAATGCAGGAGCGAAAGGATCTGTAA
- a CDS encoding ABC transporter permease, which translates to MHGVLTIYRKEMEDHFSSTRFLLITALIFMVGVIIASLSGMAMRDELRGMAKPDFIFLLLFTSTGKLFSFVQFIGFFGPLLGIILGFDAISRERTGRTLSKLAAQPIYRDAIINGKFLAGVTMISIVMVSLALVISGLGITLVGVVPGPEEIWRLFIYLALGILYISFWLGAALLFSVVFRSTATSALASLAVWIGLSFFVGLGGSLLADAISPIKDTADTYQAQDALIRNAEVQRAVSFFSPATLYADATATILDPLRRTPRSFIILGPLERISLSRFQNPLPLGQSIVIVMPFLVSLAAITFACFGICYAVFMRQEIRST; encoded by the coding sequence TTGCACGGGGTATTGACGATCTACCGCAAGGAGATGGAGGATCATTTCAGCTCCACCCGGTTTCTTTTGATCACGGCGCTGATTTTCATGGTCGGGGTGATTATCGCGTCCCTTTCCGGAATGGCGATGCGGGACGAACTCAGGGGGATGGCAAAACCGGACTTTATCTTCCTGCTTTTGTTCACCTCGACCGGGAAGCTCTTTTCTTTTGTGCAGTTCATTGGTTTTTTCGGGCCGCTGCTCGGGATCATTCTCGGTTTTGACGCAATCAGCCGCGAGCGGACCGGTCGGACGCTCAGCAAGCTGGCAGCCCAGCCGATTTATCGGGATGCGATCATCAACGGGAAATTTCTGGCCGGCGTGACAATGATTTCGATAGTAATGGTATCGCTGGCGCTGGTTATCTCCGGACTTGGCATCACGCTGGTCGGGGTAGTGCCTGGTCCGGAGGAAATCTGGCGGCTCTTCATATACCTCGCATTGGGGATACTCTACATCTCTTTCTGGCTGGGCGCGGCGCTCCTCTTTTCCGTTGTTTTTCGGAGCACTGCCACCTCGGCGCTGGCGTCCCTTGCCGTATGGATTGGCTTGTCGTTCTTTGTTGGCCTGGGTGGGAGCCTGCTTGCCGATGCGATTTCGCCGATAAAAGACACCGCGGACACTTACCAGGCCCAGGATGCCCTTATCAGAAATGCAGAGGTTCAGCGGGCCGTCTCATTTTTCTCCCCGGCGACGCTTTATGCAGACGCTACGGCGACGATTCTGGATCCGCTCCGCCGGACGCCGCGTTCCTTTATTATTTTGGGACCACTGGAGAGGATTTCTCTTTCCCGTTTCCAGAATCCGCTGCCGCTTGGTCAGAGCATCGTTATTGTTATGCCCTTTCTGGTTTCACTGGCGGCGATAACATTTGCCTGCTTTGGAATCTGCTATGCGGTCTTTATGAGGCAGGAGATCCGTTCCACCTGA
- a CDS encoding type II toxin-antitoxin system PemK/MazF family toxin, which produces MARILRGEIRWADLNPVRGNEQAGLRPVLILSHDIFNERSGTVIAVAIASQPQTAGFPLTLELKSPNLPKKSWLKISQIRTLSIERIGKVIGEASMEELNQAIEGLNEIISR; this is translated from the coding sequence ATGGCCAGAATATTGAGAGGTGAAATTCGGTGGGCGGATTTGAATCCCGTGCGGGGGAATGAGCAGGCCGGCTTGCGCCCCGTGCTCATTTTAAGCCACGATATTTTCAATGAACGATCAGGTACAGTTATCGCTGTGGCTATTGCAAGCCAGCCACAAACGGCTGGATTCCCGTTAACTCTTGAACTGAAATCTCCCAATTTACCCAAGAAATCATGGCTCAAAATCAGTCAAATCCGAACATTGTCTATTGAGCGGATTGGTAAAGTCATTGGTGAAGCATCTATGGAAGAGTTGAATCAGGCCATAGAAGGGCTAAATGAAATAATTTCGAGGTAA
- a CDS encoding ABC transporter ATP-binding protein — translation MERQAIIQIENLTKRYGTQVAVSNLNLEVTEGEVFGFLGPNGAGKTTTMLMMLGLTEPTSGMVRVCGFDPAREALKVKEVIGYLPENVGFYEDMDARANLRFIARLNNIPDRVSAERIDRLLAEVDLAKEADKKVGSYSKGMKQRLGIAEVLIKEPRLAFLDEPTVGLDPEGTNRMLEMVRNLSRKQGMTIFFSSHLLEQVQRISDRVGIMIGGKLVAVGPLAELAEKGLGVKEGELFTLEDIYMKYFREA, via the coding sequence GTGGAGCGACAGGCCATTATCCAGATAGAGAATCTTACCAAGCGTTACGGGACTCAGGTGGCGGTGAGCAACCTGAATCTCGAGGTGACGGAGGGAGAGGTTTTCGGATTTCTCGGACCGAACGGAGCGGGTAAAACCACGACAATGCTGATGATGCTAGGTCTGACGGAGCCGACTTCCGGAATGGTCAGGGTCTGCGGTTTCGATCCGGCGCGCGAGGCGCTGAAGGTCAAGGAGGTGATCGGGTATCTTCCGGAAAATGTCGGTTTTTACGAGGACATGGATGCGCGCGCCAACCTGCGGTTCATCGCCCGTCTGAATAACATCCCGGACAGGGTCTCTGCGGAAAGGATAGATCGCCTGCTTGCAGAGGTGGATTTGGCAAAAGAGGCGGACAAGAAGGTGGGGAGCTATTCTAAGGGGATGAAGCAGCGCCTCGGCATCGCCGAGGTGCTGATCAAGGAACCGCGCCTTGCCTTTCTCGATGAACCGACGGTTGGTCTCGATCCGGAGGGAACAAACCGGATGCTCGAGATGGTAAGGAATCTCAGCCGCAAGCAGGGCATGACGATCTTTTTTTCATCCCACCTATTGGAGCAGGTGCAGCGCATTTCCGATCGGGTCGGGATCATGATCGGCGGGAAGCTCGTTGCTGTCGGCCCGCTCGCCGAACTTGCCGAAAAAGGGCTTGGCGTCAAGGAAGGCGAGCTGTTCACGCTGGAAGACATCTATATGAAATATTTCAGGGAGGCGTAA
- a CDS encoding BrnT family toxin → MIGNSNKDRLMVVVYTERVDNIRLISARKASKKERNQYEENAKKSGHA, encoded by the coding sequence TTGATTGGAAACTCTAACAAAGACCGTCTTATGGTAGTTGTTTACACGGAAAGAGTCGACAACATCAGACTGATTAGCGCAAGAAAGGCATCAAAAAAAGAAAGGAACCAATATGAAGAGAATGCAAAAAAATCCGGACATGCTTGA
- a CDS encoding type II toxin-antitoxin system VapC family toxin — protein MYLLDTNICIFIKNRKPLHVLERLHNVLEQTVYLSSITVAELQFGVYNSQNIQKNRISLTEFLTPFVIIDFGNTDAEQFGIIRAQLKKEGNLIGPYDMLIAAQAVAHNLILVTNNTNEFIRIKNLKIENWKE, from the coding sequence ATGTATTTGCTTGATACAAATATCTGTATTTTTATCAAGAACAGGAAGCCGCTGCATGTCCTGGAAAGATTGCACAATGTACTCGAACAAACCGTTTATTTATCCAGCATCACGGTAGCAGAATTGCAATTTGGCGTTTACAACAGTCAAAACATCCAGAAAAACAGAATATCCTTAACTGAATTTCTGACTCCCTTTGTAATTATCGATTTTGGCAATACCGACGCTGAACAATTTGGAATTATAAGAGCACAGCTAAAAAAAGAAGGAAATCTTATCGGCCCTTACGACATGCTCATCGCAGCTCAGGCAGTTGCGCACAATCTCATCCTTGTTACCAACAATACGAACGAATTTATAAGAATTAAAAACCTGAAGATAGAGAATTGGAAAGAATAG
- a CDS encoding acyl-CoA dehydrogenase family protein, with translation MSLCFELSPEQKMLEDTVWRWASSWLEPQMEKLYEEDRMPPDLFRELGKIGVNGIAYEEKYGGAGLGYVDTLLLYETIARVSNALAMTVGASQTLCFDNFRRNATEEQRMEILPKACSGEYIGCLGITEPNAGSDAMGMTTRALKVGDRYVINGSKIFITNGPVADLMVFYAKTKPVLGAHGISAFYFLTKDVKGFYREKIHKWGMKSSPTGLLTFDNMEIPEENLIGGLNQGVSVLTNGLCTERITLSGCSLGSQRACLELSIKYAKERVQFGKALASFQFIQGKLADMYTGYNASKWMAYSAASYCDSLLVKIGGKGTELDRKAAAALLFCGEMGTKIADAAVQIHGGYGYCSEYPVSRHYLDQKLWDVGAGTAEIRRIIIARELLRDNFQSGQ, from the coding sequence ATGTCGTTATGTTTTGAGCTTTCACCGGAACAGAAAATGCTTGAAGATACCGTCTGGCGCTGGGCCTCGTCCTGGCTGGAACCGCAGATGGAGAAGCTCTACGAGGAGGACCGGATGCCGCCGGATCTCTTCCGGGAACTCGGCAAAATAGGGGTAAACGGCATAGCCTATGAGGAAAAATACGGAGGCGCCGGCCTGGGGTATGTGGACACGCTGCTTTTATATGAAACCATTGCCCGGGTCAGCAACGCCTTGGCGATGACCGTCGGCGCCAGCCAGACCCTCTGCTTCGATAATTTCCGCCGGAATGCGACAGAAGAGCAGAGAATGGAGATCCTTCCCAAAGCTTGCAGCGGCGAATATATCGGCTGTCTGGGGATCACCGAACCCAATGCCGGCTCCGACGCCATGGGGATGACAACAAGGGCGCTCAAGGTGGGCGACCGCTACGTAATCAACGGAAGCAAAATCTTCATCACCAATGGACCAGTTGCCGATTTGATGGTCTTCTACGCCAAAACCAAGCCTGTCCTCGGGGCCCACGGAATATCGGCATTTTATTTTCTGACCAAGGATGTGAAGGGTTTTTACCGGGAAAAAATCCACAAATGGGGGATGAAAAGCTCTCCGACCGGACTGCTCACCTTTGACAATATGGAAATACCGGAGGAGAATCTGATCGGCGGCTTGAATCAGGGGGTTTCGGTACTGACCAACGGGCTTTGCACGGAACGGATAACCTTGAGCGGCTGTTCGCTCGGCTCCCAGCGGGCCTGTCTGGAACTCAGCATCAAATACGCCAAGGAGCGGGTGCAGTTCGGAAAGGCCCTCGCCTCGTTCCAGTTTATCCAGGGAAAACTTGCCGACATGTACACAGGATACAATGCCTCAAAATGGATGGCTTACAGCGCCGCATCCTACTGTGATTCACTCCTGGTAAAGATCGGCGGCAAGGGAACCGAACTTGATCGCAAGGCGGCGGCGGCCCTCCTTTTCTGCGGGGAGATGGGGACGAAGATTGCCGACGCCGCTGTGCAGATTCACGGAGGATATGGGTATTGCAGTGAATACCCGGTTTCCCGTCACTATCTTGACCAGAAGCTCTGGGATGTGGGTGCCGGAACAGCGGAGATCCGCAGGATTATCATCGCCCGGGAACTGCTGCGCGATAATTTCCAGAGTGGTCAATAA
- a CDS encoding tRNA 4-thiouridine(8) synthase ThiI produces the protein MKGTDSLSTKAILLFSGGLDSILASRIIADQGIEVTGLTFETPFFSAARAKATALRLGIPHVIMNITQAHLDMLHAPRHGYGKNMNPCIDCHTLMLKIAGQLMEETGANFLFTGEVVGQRPMSQGKQTLIMIAKNAGLSGRLLRPLSAKLLPETEPELTGKVDRNRLLDFQGRGRKRQIELANSLGIASWPSPAGGCLLTDPIFSKRLRDLFAHAPQYRIRDIELLKTGRHLRLRDNIKAIVGRNSSENDLIEGMAEPEDALIRVNDFPGPTVLVPYGGDAETRSLAGRICLRYSDAPRNQEIFVTCLQNGISSSLKSIALPPEASAGMMI, from the coding sequence ATGAAAGGAACTGACAGCTTGAGCACAAAGGCAATTTTACTTTTCTCCGGGGGCTTAGACAGCATCCTTGCCAGCAGGATCATCGCCGACCAGGGAATAGAGGTCACCGGACTGACCTTCGAAACCCCTTTTTTCAGCGCCGCCCGGGCCAAGGCAACCGCCCTTCGGCTCGGCATCCCTCACGTGATTATGAACATAACGCAAGCGCATCTTGACATGCTCCACGCACCGCGTCACGGCTACGGCAAGAATATGAACCCCTGCATCGACTGCCATACACTTATGTTGAAAATCGCCGGACAGTTAATGGAAGAGACCGGGGCGAACTTTCTGTTCACCGGGGAGGTTGTGGGGCAAAGACCCATGTCCCAGGGGAAACAAACCCTCATCATGATAGCCAAAAACGCCGGTCTTTCCGGCCGCCTGCTTCGCCCCCTGTCTGCAAAGCTCCTTCCGGAAACGGAACCGGAACTTACCGGCAAGGTGGATCGCAACCGTCTTCTTGATTTCCAGGGAAGAGGCCGCAAACGGCAGATCGAGCTGGCCAACAGTTTAGGCATCGCCTCCTGGCCGTCGCCGGCCGGGGGCTGCCTGCTGACAGACCCGATATTCTCCAAGCGGCTGCGCGACCTTTTCGCGCATGCTCCCCAATACCGCATCCGGGACATAGAACTGCTGAAAACTGGCCGGCACCTGCGGCTGCGCGACAATATAAAGGCCATAGTCGGCAGAAATTCAAGCGAAAACGATCTGATCGAGGGTATGGCGGAACCGGAAGACGCGCTCATCCGCGTAAATGACTTTCCGGGGCCTACCGTCCTTGTACCCTACGGAGGCGATGCAGAAACGCGCTCCCTCGCCGGTCGGATTTGCCTCCGCTACAGCGATGCGCCTCGCAACCAGGAGATTTTCGTCACCTGCCTGCAAAATGGAATTTCATCGTCGTTAAAGTCAATCGCCCTGCCGCCGGAGGCCTCGGCAGGGATGATGATCTGA
- a CDS encoding DUF4301 family protein codes for MTGEQRSGGWSEKDRGAIASAGLTIEAVERQLAIFREGVSPVRLLRPCTIGDGIAVLADEGRPRLMEVCEAAREDGRLLKFVPASGAASRMFHEWHAALAKGGFGEREEEENFRLSLNSYAFSSDLEKVLADIGMSLAQMITSCRYAELLDCILTDKGLNLGSLPKALLKFHHYPDCTRTAIEEHLVEAALYVRDENRIARIHFTVSGDHEKMVRERLLQVIRDYEVRFDTVFDFDISIQNPATNTLAVDLAGRPFRDEKGELLFRPSGHGALLMNLDSLDADIVFIKNIDNVVVDRYKEETVLWKKLLAGYLLTVQAELFHNLLVLENPNPAGKEIPGIAEFCREKLNIPLPSVFGSLTEGEKRHFLFDKLNRPLRVCGMVKNEGEPGGGPFWVESRGGACVPSLQIVEEVQIDREDQEQLAVWSSSTHFNPVDLVCGLRDYRGRKFRLADFVDQETSIITRKAEKGRDILALERPGLWNGSMAFWNTIFLEVPPATFAPIKRVRDLLRPSHQPSAE; via the coding sequence ATGACCGGAGAACAGAGGAGCGGCGGCTGGTCAGAGAAGGACCGGGGGGCAATTGCCTCTGCGGGGCTTACCATTGAAGCGGTCGAAAGGCAGCTCGCAATCTTTCGCGAAGGGGTCTCCCCGGTGCGTTTGCTCAGGCCCTGCACCATAGGAGACGGGATCGCTGTCCTTGCCGATGAAGGGCGTCCCCGGCTAATGGAGGTCTGCGAAGCGGCGCGGGAAGATGGCCGCCTGTTGAAGTTTGTGCCTGCCTCCGGGGCGGCAAGCCGGATGTTTCATGAGTGGCACGCAGCATTGGCGAAGGGGGGGTTTGGGGAGCGAGAGGAAGAGGAAAACTTTCGTCTCTCCCTCAACAGTTACGCGTTTTCTTCGGATCTGGAAAAAGTTCTTGCCGATATAGGCATGTCCCTTGCGCAAATGATTACAAGCTGCCGGTATGCGGAGTTACTTGACTGCATCCTGACTGACAAGGGGTTGAATTTGGGGAGCCTTCCCAAGGCCCTCCTCAAATTTCACCATTACCCCGATTGCACAAGAACCGCCATCGAGGAACACTTAGTCGAGGCGGCTCTGTATGTGCGGGATGAGAACAGGATCGCCCGCATCCATTTCACCGTCTCCGGCGACCACGAAAAGATGGTGCGGGAAAGACTTCTGCAGGTCATCCGGGATTACGAGGTCCGCTTTGACACGGTGTTTGATTTTGATATCTCCATACAGAATCCTGCCACCAACACGCTTGCCGTCGATCTTGCCGGGCGCCCTTTTCGTGATGAAAAAGGGGAGCTTCTCTTCAGGCCGTCGGGGCACGGGGCGCTGTTGATGAATCTCGACAGCCTGGATGCGGATATCGTCTTCATAAAAAATATCGATAATGTCGTAGTTGACCGTTATAAGGAAGAGACGGTTCTCTGGAAAAAATTGCTGGCCGGTTACTTGCTTACTGTGCAGGCGGAGTTGTTCCACAATTTGCTGGTTCTCGAAAATCCCAATCCTGCCGGGAAAGAAATTCCCGGGATCGCAGAATTCTGCCGGGAAAAGTTGAATATCCCCCTGCCGTCTGTTTTCGGGAGTCTGACGGAGGGCGAAAAACGCCATTTCCTGTTCGATAAATTAAACCGGCCGCTGCGTGTCTGCGGGATGGTAAAAAACGAGGGCGAACCGGGCGGCGGCCCTTTTTGGGTGGAAAGCCGGGGAGGCGCCTGCGTTCCTTCCTTGCAAATTGTGGAAGAGGTGCAGATAGACAGGGAGGATCAAGAACAGTTGGCTGTCTGGTCTTCCTCAACCCATTTTAATCCGGTGGACCTCGTCTGCGGACTGCGTGATTACCGGGGGCGCAAATTCAGGCTGGCCGATTTTGTCGATCAGGAAACATCCATTATCACCAGAAAAGCGGAGAAGGGAAGGGACATTCTTGCATTGGAAAGACCGGGACTCTGGAATGGTTCCATGGCCTTCTGGAATACAATTTTTCTCGAGGTCCCACCAGCCACGTTTGCCCCGATTAAAAGGGTCAGGGATCTGCTCCGCCCCTCCCATCAGCCGTCTGCTGAATGA
- a CDS encoding LysM peptidoglycan-binding domain-containing protein has translation MKSRACPLTAGNNQSSGQGKTAQKHGFHKRTGLPGRGSLIIFLLLLLAFLPSSFLDARQDGARLSFQKTIGRGAGKIHVVKKGESLLAILKKIPGGKPVSLSLVRRLNPGLRDINKIYPGQKIVLPSSEQADFPLANTHPKQQNGQKLSPYLIKENDSISRILLAELKPEGNGRPLTPEEIIETYRKILKSNPGIADMNNLPAGQTLLLPAEMIRAEGAESKQSAQETPAAKTHPALQALLLEIKPVIEGINGSLNTAGSYFIPLPGATQISIDSSLIPSVELDDGTIVFLDYENILPNEVRQLIHQYWRSHYFLTNLEMQNPAETLRGIIGHAQNYRMTRVEKPLLVTAKPEIAVFPDWLISGNRKTDGGSYRQGIFLLALGEPPLPEAAKLFLEQNGLAVTQIAKEKILPHSPPDNLQIIREDLSGLQGIALAERLLKALGEPTQRKAEVAIFKQAENGFNLFITADLLLRKGEQKLILHPQKLPDQFMKILKNSGFELLTIGENDKGRSLIEAMLRGAGLPASFGYFSSRIPMEGVKSRLNISFSAISSVKDGEQIYLTDFDLPAWILPIIYSGPKVLVIRY, from the coding sequence ATGAAAAGTCGCGCTTGCCCGCTCACTGCTGGAAACAACCAAAGCAGCGGCCAGGGGAAAACCGCCCAAAAGCATGGATTTCACAAAAGAACCGGGCTGCCGGGCAGGGGATCTTTAATTATTTTTCTCCTGCTTCTTCTTGCCTTTTTACCCTCGTCTTTCCTCGATGCCAGACAGGACGGCGCCCGCTTGAGTTTTCAAAAAACCATCGGCAGAGGCGCCGGTAAAATCCATGTGGTCAAAAAAGGCGAGTCTCTCCTCGCAATCCTCAAAAAAATACCCGGCGGCAAACCGGTTTCCCTGTCCCTGGTTAGACGTTTGAATCCCGGATTGCGGGATATCAATAAAATATATCCCGGCCAAAAGATCGTTCTGCCGTCATCCGAACAAGCCGACTTTCCCTTGGCAAACACACACCCAAAACAACAGAACGGCCAGAAACTGTCGCCCTATTTGATCAAGGAAAACGACTCTATCAGCAGGATACTCCTTGCCGAACTGAAACCGGAAGGCAATGGCCGCCCGTTGACGCCGGAGGAGATAATTGAGACATACCGCAAAATCCTCAAATCAAATCCCGGTATAGCGGATATGAATAATCTCCCGGCCGGACAGACGCTGCTTTTGCCCGCCGAGATGATCAGGGCTGAAGGAGCGGAATCCAAGCAATCTGCCCAAGAAACGCCCGCTGCCAAAACCCATCCGGCCCTGCAGGCGCTTCTGCTCGAGATTAAACCGGTAATAGAGGGGATTAACGGCTCTCTCAACACTGCGGGAAGTTATTTCATTCCGCTACCGGGCGCCACTCAGATAAGCATCGACTCCTCGCTGATTCCTTCTGTAGAACTTGATGATGGAACAATAGTTTTTCTCGACTATGAAAACATACTGCCTAATGAAGTCAGGCAGTTGATCCACCAGTACTGGCGCAGCCATTATTTTCTGACAAACCTGGAAATGCAGAACCCAGCCGAAACATTGCGGGGAATCATCGGCCATGCGCAGAATTACCGGATGACGCGCGTGGAAAAACCCTTGCTGGTGACAGCCAAGCCGGAGATCGCCGTCTTTCCCGACTGGCTCATCTCCGGCAACAGAAAAACGGATGGCGGCAGCTACCGTCAGGGTATTTTCCTGCTCGCTTTGGGCGAGCCGCCCTTGCCCGAAGCGGCAAAACTTTTTCTCGAACAAAACGGCCTTGCCGTCACACAGATCGCCAAAGAGAAAATCCTGCCTCATAGTCCCCCCGATAATTTACAGATAATCCGGGAAGATTTAAGCGGTCTTCAGGGGATCGCCCTTGCGGAGAGACTGCTAAAGGCTCTGGGAGAGCCAACCCAGCGCAAGGCAGAGGTGGCAATCTTCAAACAGGCCGAAAACGGCTTCAATCTTTTCATAACGGCAGATCTTCTGCTGCGCAAAGGCGAGCAAAAGCTGATATTGCATCCCCAAAAACTGCCCGACCAGTTCATGAAAATCCTCAAAAATTCAGGATTTGAGCTTCTTACAATCGGAGAAAACGACAAGGGCCGGTCTCTTATCGAAGCGATGCTCCGGGGGGCGGGGCTGCCTGCCTCCTTCGGCTATTTTTCTTCCCGAATCCCCATGGAGGGGGTGAAAAGCCGGCTCAACATTTCGTTTTCCGCCATCAGCAGCGTAAAAGATGGCGAACAAATATATCTGACGGATTTCGACTTGCCTGCCTGGATCTTGCCGATAATCTATAGCGGCCCCAAGGTTCTGGTCATCCGCTATTAA